One window from the genome of Bacillus tianshenii encodes:
- a CDS encoding DUF1049 domain-containing protein, giving the protein MKIQWSMLLAIIFAVIVAVFAVINVDAVEVNYLFGTAQWPLILVILCSVLMGALIIGFGGLVRIYKLQRQVKGLEREKAELEAEVAQQNNHTRDKHKVQEASTVSLVDDERN; this is encoded by the coding sequence TTGAAAATTCAATGGAGTATGCTGCTTGCAATTATTTTTGCTGTTATCGTCGCTGTCTTTGCCGTTATTAATGTAGACGCTGTTGAAGTGAATTATCTCTTTGGAACAGCACAATGGCCATTGATTCTTGTTATTTTATGTTCAGTTTTAATGGGGGCACTGATCATCGGTTTTGGTGGACTTGTCCGTATCTATAAGCTGCAGCGTCAAGTAAAAGGGTTAGAGCGTGAGAAAGCAGAGCTTGAGGCAGAAGTTGCGCAGCAAAACAATCACACCCGTGACAAGCATAAAGTACAAGAAGCATCGACCGTTTCATTAGTCGATGATGAGCGTAACTAA
- a CDS encoding cation diffusion facilitator family transporter, which produces MQKEERFKKAEFAAMVGVVGNIILAVVKGVLGTIGNSRALIADAAHSFSDVMGSIAVYVGLRAAKQPPDEDHPYGHGKAESIAAIIVAVLLMLVGFEIGLSSFKSFFKPLEAPTSAAIIGVSISIVVKEVMFQYKYRLGKRIKSDAIIVNAYEHRSDVFSSLAALVGIVGAMVGGYFEIGWLIYADPVAGVFVAGLVVKMAWKLGAESIHTTLDHVLHEEDVEELRKVVYTVPEVKLINELHAREHGHYVIVDLKIAVDPLMTVEKGHSVGKKVKEKLLKVSNVQDVMVHINPYNAEK; this is translated from the coding sequence GTGCAAAAGGAAGAGCGTTTTAAGAAAGCTGAATTTGCCGCAATGGTCGGTGTTGTAGGAAATATTATTCTTGCAGTTGTAAAAGGTGTACTCGGTACAATCGGGAACAGCCGCGCATTAATTGCGGATGCGGCCCACTCTTTTTCTGATGTAATGGGTTCAATTGCTGTCTATGTTGGGTTAAGGGCAGCAAAGCAACCGCCTGATGAAGATCACCCGTATGGACATGGGAAAGCGGAATCAATTGCGGCGATTATTGTGGCGGTGCTGCTGATGCTTGTCGGGTTTGAAATTGGTCTTTCTTCTTTTAAGAGCTTTTTCAAGCCGCTTGAAGCCCCAACGAGTGCAGCTATAATTGGTGTTAGTATTTCGATCGTTGTTAAGGAAGTAATGTTTCAATACAAGTACCGGCTGGGTAAAAGAATCAAAAGTGATGCTATTATTGTCAATGCTTATGAGCATCGTTCAGATGTTTTTTCATCACTTGCTGCACTCGTAGGGATTGTCGGTGCGATGGTAGGAGGCTATTTCGAGATTGGTTGGCTTATTTACGCTGACCCTGTAGCGGGGGTTTTCGTTGCTGGTCTTGTTGTAAAGATGGCATGGAAGTTAGGAGCTGAATCCATTCATACGACACTCGATCACGTCCTGCATGAAGAGGATGTTGAAGAACTAAGAAAAGTCGTATACACGGTGCCAGAAGTGAAACTAATCAATGAACTGCATGCACGAGAACACGGTCATTATGTCATCGTTGATTTGAAAATTGCTGTTGATCCGTTGATGACTGTCGAAAAAGGTCATAGCGTGGGAAAAAAAGTAAAGGAAAAGCTATTGAAAGTGTCGAATGTTCAAGATGTGATGGTGCATATCAACCCTTATAATGCAGAGAAATAA
- the secDF gene encoding protein translocase subunit SecDF: MVKKGRIVAFFLIVLLLAGTIGTTIEGIAKDIKLGLDLQGGFEVLYEVEPAEEGQTIDKETLVSTVSALNERVNVLGVSEPNIQIEGDNRIRVQLAGVENQNEARDILSTQANISFRDVNDKLLLDGADLVEGGAAQSFNDQNQPIVTLTLKDAKEFAEATKHVLSLAPNNYMVTWLDYQEGDSYQKNPDNQNIISVASVNEVLNTKNVMISGNFTVEDAKQLADLLNAGALPVKLNEIYSTSVGAQFGEKALEKTTFAGIIGVAIIFLYMLFYYRFPGFIAMVTLSVYIFLILQVFDWMNAVLTLPGIAALILGVGMAVDANIITYERIREEIKVGKSIMSAFRAGNRNSLSTILDANITTILAASVLFMYGTSSVKGFATMLIISILVSFITAVYGTRLLLGLWVNSRFFNGKPGFFNVKKDEIHDIADVEEGVPISERFKNLNLVKHTKKYFMFSIAMVVLGVGLLGTMGLNLGIDFASGTRVEVVSNEPLQAQKLESDFKQLGLEPDEVVLSGNNNEIGVARFIGVLDKGEIAQLKTYFDKQYGAEPSVSTVSPTVGKELARNAFIAVMIASVGIILYVTIRFEIYYALAAIVALLHDAFFIIAAFSLLRLEVNITFIAAVLTIVGYSINDTIVTFDRIRENMKLKKRIKSYEDLADVVNKSLVQTLSRSINTVITVIFAAGALLIFGSESIRSFSIALLIGLVAGTYSSLFIASQLWLKWKYKQLKKNGFKPIHKEKKKDNEPEAQV; this comes from the coding sequence ATGGTGAAGAAAGGGCGGATTGTAGCCTTTTTTCTTATTGTTCTTTTGCTTGCTGGAACAATAGGGACGACCATAGAAGGTATTGCAAAAGACATTAAGCTCGGTTTGGACTTGCAGGGTGGTTTCGAGGTTTTATATGAAGTTGAGCCTGCAGAAGAAGGGCAAACAATTGACAAGGAAACCCTTGTTAGTACAGTAAGTGCGTTAAATGAACGTGTAAACGTACTTGGTGTGAGCGAGCCGAATATTCAGATTGAAGGCGACAACCGAATACGTGTACAGTTAGCAGGAGTCGAGAATCAGAATGAAGCAAGGGACATTCTTTCCACTCAAGCAAACATTTCATTTCGTGATGTGAACGATAAGCTGTTATTAGATGGGGCTGATCTCGTTGAAGGTGGAGCAGCACAGTCGTTTAACGACCAAAACCAACCGATCGTTACGCTTACGTTAAAGGATGCAAAGGAGTTCGCAGAAGCGACAAAGCATGTCTTATCCTTAGCGCCGAACAATTATATGGTGACATGGTTGGATTATCAAGAGGGCGATTCATATCAGAAAAACCCGGACAATCAGAACATCATTTCTGTAGCTAGTGTTAATGAAGTATTGAACACGAAAAACGTCATGATTTCTGGGAATTTTACTGTAGAAGATGCAAAGCAGCTTGCTGACTTATTGAATGCGGGTGCACTGCCAGTGAAGTTGAATGAAATCTATTCAACATCAGTTGGGGCACAATTTGGGGAAAAAGCACTAGAAAAAACGACATTTGCCGGTATCATTGGTGTTGCGATTATTTTCTTATATATGCTTTTCTATTACCGTTTCCCTGGATTCATCGCAATGGTCACATTGTCTGTCTATATCTTCTTAATCTTACAGGTTTTTGATTGGATGAATGCGGTTCTAACATTGCCGGGAATTGCAGCTCTTATCCTCGGTGTTGGTATGGCCGTTGACGCCAATATCATTACATATGAGCGGATTAGAGAAGAAATAAAAGTTGGAAAGTCGATCATGTCGGCATTCCGTGCAGGGAATCGAAACTCACTTTCAACAATTTTGGATGCAAACATTACAACAATTCTCGCGGCGTCTGTTCTCTTTATGTATGGGACAAGCTCTGTAAAAGGGTTTGCGACGATGCTCATCATCAGTATCCTCGTCAGCTTCATTACCGCTGTATATGGAACGCGCTTATTGCTTGGTCTATGGGTCAACAGCCGTTTCTTCAACGGTAAGCCTGGCTTCTTCAATGTTAAGAAGGATGAAATTCATGACATTGCTGATGTTGAAGAAGGTGTCCCAATTAGTGAACGCTTCAAGAATTTAAACCTTGTCAAGCATACAAAGAAATACTTCATGTTCTCAATTGCAATGGTCGTTCTTGGTGTCGGTCTGCTTGGAACAATGGGCTTGAACTTAGGAATTGATTTTGCAAGTGGGACACGTGTTGAAGTCGTATCCAACGAACCTTTACAAGCACAGAAATTAGAGTCAGACTTCAAACAGCTTGGCTTAGAGCCAGATGAAGTTGTGCTTTCAGGAAATAACAATGAAATCGGAGTAGCACGCTTTATCGGTGTACTTGATAAAGGTGAAATTGCGCAATTAAAAACCTATTTTGATAAACAATACGGAGCTGAACCGAGTGTAAGTACGGTTTCACCTACTGTTGGTAAAGAGCTGGCACGCAACGCCTTTATCGCAGTAATGATTGCTTCGGTTGGTATTATTCTGTATGTAACAATTCGCTTTGAAATTTATTACGCGCTGGCAGCAATCGTTGCCTTACTGCATGACGCATTCTTCATCATTGCGGCATTTAGCCTGTTACGATTAGAAGTAAATATTACCTTCATTGCCGCTGTGTTAACGATTGTTGGTTATTCGATTAACGATACGATTGTTACGTTTGACCGAATTCGTGAAAACATGAAGCTGAAAAAGCGTATCAAGTCCTATGAAGACTTAGCAGATGTCGTAAACAAAAGTTTAGTCCAAACATTATCTCGTTCAATTAACACGGTTATTACTGTTATCTTTGCAGCAGGTGCGTTATTAATCTTCGGTAGTGAATCAATCCGTAGCTTCTCAATTGCCCTGTTAATCGGACTTGTAGCCGGAACTTATTCTTCACTATTTATCGCATCTCAGCTTTGGCTGAAATGGAAGTATAAGCAGCTGAAGAAAAATGGCTTCAAACCAATCCACAAAGAAAAGAAAAAAGATAACGAACCAGAAGCACAAGTATAG
- a CDS encoding post-transcriptional regulator: MSEELFEPHSVDTYRHQVQPAIKSKVDELHYLGYTRATADNVWSCLKKKRWHKNEQLRLHQVVSDVLSLSPHDYMNYLTQESYRNDQDWFADFEQKQKSDVAPEEEPPANEENPS; the protein is encoded by the coding sequence GTGAGTGAAGAATTGTTTGAACCGCATTCTGTTGATACATATCGACACCAAGTTCAACCTGCGATAAAAAGTAAAGTAGATGAATTACATTACCTTGGCTATACACGAGCGACAGCGGATAACGTGTGGAGCTGTTTAAAGAAGAAGCGCTGGCACAAAAATGAACAGCTGCGTCTTCATCAAGTGGTGAGTGATGTTTTATCATTATCACCGCATGATTATATGAATTACTTAACGCAAGAGTCTTACCGAAATGATCAAGACTGGTTTGCAGATTTTGAGCAAAAGCAGAAGAGTGATGTGGCTCCTGAAGAGGAACCGCCAGCTAATGAGGAAAATCCTTCTTAA
- a CDS encoding small multi-drug export protein, with product MKEKIVDYLVENFSFLPPELIVILVSAMPILELRGGLPLAYATFEFSFWKSFFLSVFGNFLPIIPLLLLFQPLSNWLMRFKWYEKMYDWLYHRTLKKSGNVEKYGAIGLILFTAVPLPTTGAYSACVAASIFAIGFRYALIAITTGVIIAGLGIGILSYSIF from the coding sequence TTGAAAGAGAAAATTGTAGATTATTTGGTTGAAAACTTTAGCTTTCTACCTCCAGAATTAATTGTCATCCTCGTATCAGCGATGCCGATACTGGAGCTGAGAGGCGGACTTCCATTGGCATATGCCACATTTGAGTTTTCGTTTTGGAAGTCGTTTTTTCTAAGTGTGTTTGGCAATTTTCTACCGATTATTCCGTTATTATTATTATTTCAGCCGCTTAGTAACTGGCTTATGCGCTTTAAATGGTATGAAAAAATGTATGATTGGCTTTATCACCGCACACTGAAGAAAAGTGGAAATGTCGAGAAGTATGGAGCAATTGGGCTCATCCTCTTTACAGCGGTACCGTTGCCAACAACAGGTGCATACAGTGCATGTGTGGCGGCTTCTATTTTTGCAATTGGCTTTCGTTACGCATTAATTGCGATTACAACAGGTGTTATTATTGCAGGCCTCGGGATTGGAATTTTATCGTATTCAATTTTCTAA
- the spoVB gene encoding stage V sporulation protein B: MTKQTFLKGTLILMAAGLVTRFLGFVNRIVVARIMGEEGVGLYMMAVPTLILTITLTQLGLPVAISKLVAEAEIAGDRKKIKRILVISLATTGTLSILFTTMMMVAAPMLSRTLLTDERTFFPLMAIAPIVPIVALSSVLRGYFQGLQNMRPVALSQVIEQVVRITLVAVMTKMFLPYGVEYAAAGAMASVVLGEFASLIYMITMFKLRKRIKIRRHFFSQIKSGRKTFSELMNIALPTTGSRLIGSLSYFFEPIVVAQSMALAGLTAVTTKQYGELTGYALPLLFLPSFITQSLSVSLVPAISEAAARKQHHLVEHRLRQALRLSLVAGGLSVVIMYIFAEPLMQLMYSRTSGATYVQLMAPFFLFFYFQAPLQAALQGLDLAKAAMMNSLIGSVVKIAAIFALTSRPEFGMMGTALAIVIGFLLVTMLHFATIIKAISYTIHARDYVKSLLVMGISGISGHLLYTNAFSELTIFPKTMLAILGTTLCYFVFLLVFRLVTEKELARIPFIKPLVPLFFWNR; encoded by the coding sequence ATGACGAAACAAACTTTTTTGAAAGGAACGCTTATTTTAATGGCAGCGGGATTGGTTACCCGTTTTCTCGGTTTTGTGAACCGAATTGTCGTCGCCCGGATCATGGGTGAAGAGGGTGTCGGCTTATATATGATGGCTGTCCCGACATTAATCTTGACAATTACCTTAACACAGCTCGGTCTTCCTGTTGCCATCTCTAAGCTTGTTGCTGAAGCAGAAATTGCAGGTGACCGAAAGAAGATAAAACGAATCCTCGTTATCTCGCTTGCAACAACCGGGACATTGAGTATTCTGTTTACAACAATGATGATGGTGGCTGCTCCAATGCTGTCACGAACACTTTTAACAGATGAACGAACCTTCTTTCCGTTAATGGCAATTGCACCGATTGTACCGATTGTCGCGTTATCTTCTGTCTTAAGGGGTTATTTTCAAGGGCTGCAAAACATGCGCCCTGTTGCCCTCTCACAGGTGATTGAACAGGTTGTTCGCATCACGCTTGTAGCAGTAATGACAAAGATGTTTTTGCCTTATGGCGTGGAATACGCCGCTGCCGGCGCAATGGCCTCGGTTGTTCTTGGTGAATTCGCATCGCTTATTTATATGATTACGATGTTTAAGCTTCGCAAACGAATAAAGATTCGCCGCCACTTTTTCTCGCAAATCAAATCTGGCCGTAAGACATTTTCAGAACTGATGAATATCGCTTTGCCGACAACAGGAAGCCGTTTAATTGGCTCGCTCTCGTATTTCTTTGAGCCAATTGTTGTAGCACAAAGCATGGCACTTGCCGGACTAACTGCTGTCACGACGAAGCAGTATGGTGAATTAACAGGCTATGCGCTACCCTTGTTGTTTCTGCCATCATTTATTACCCAGTCATTGTCTGTTTCATTAGTTCCAGCAATCAGTGAAGCTGCCGCAAGAAAGCAGCACCACCTTGTTGAACACCGTTTAAGGCAGGCACTGCGGCTTTCACTTGTAGCAGGGGGCTTATCTGTTGTTATCATGTACATATTCGCCGAGCCACTTATGCAACTGATGTACAGCCGGACAAGCGGAGCAACCTATGTCCAGCTTATGGCTCCATTCTTCTTATTCTTCTACTTTCAAGCACCATTACAGGCTGCTCTGCAAGGACTGGACTTAGCAAAGGCGGCAATGATGAACAGCTTAATCGGATCTGTGGTAAAAATCGCCGCCATTTTCGCTCTTACATCCAGGCCTGAATTCGGGATGATGGGTACGGCGCTTGCGATTGTAATTGGTTTTCTACTTGTGACAATGCTTCACTTCGCAACTATTATAAAAGCAATTAGCTATACGATTCATGCTAGGGATTACGTCAAGAGTTTGCTTGTCATGGGAATTTCAGGGATTTCTGGACATCTGCTCTATACAAATGCATTTTCAGAACTTACGATTTTTCCAAAAACAATGCTTGCAATTTTAGGTACGACGCTATGTTATTTCGTATTTCTGCTTGTATTTCGGTTGGTAACAGAGAAAGAATTAGCTCGAATTCCATTTATCAAGCCGCTAGTTCCCTTGTTTTTCTGGAACAGGTAA
- a CDS encoding DUF421 domain-containing protein, translated as MEIVTIISRTVLLYFVIIIVFRLMGKREIGELSILDLVIFIMIAEMAVLSIEDPKLPLLNTILPILVLMVIQIGMAYLSLKNQKLREIVDGKPSILINNGSIDEVEMRKQRYNFDDLMVQLRDKDVKSVADVEFAILEPSGKLSVFEKDEQQGSDGVPPYPLIMDGRVQDDHLVLLNRSQVWLRNELRKLGYEKVEDISYCTLDDKGQLFVDKRDK; from the coding sequence ATGGAGATTGTAACGATTATCAGCAGAACAGTGCTGCTGTATTTTGTAATTATTATTGTGTTTCGTCTAATGGGAAAGCGTGAAATTGGGGAATTAAGTATTTTAGATCTCGTTATTTTTATTATGATTGCTGAAATGGCTGTACTCTCAATCGAAGACCCAAAGTTACCTCTTCTGAATACAATCCTTCCTATTCTTGTGCTTATGGTTATCCAAATTGGGATGGCATACTTATCGTTAAAGAATCAAAAGCTTCGAGAAATAGTGGACGGAAAGCCATCGATTCTTATTAACAATGGTTCAATTGATGAAGTAGAGATGCGAAAGCAGCGTTACAATTTTGATGACTTAATGGTGCAGTTGCGTGACAAAGATGTTAAATCAGTCGCTGACGTGGAGTTTGCAATATTAGAACCATCAGGAAAATTATCTGTGTTTGAAAAGGATGAGCAGCAAGGAAGTGACGGTGTGCCACCATACCCATTAATTATGGATGGCCGTGTCCAAGATGACCATTTAGTGCTGTTGAATCGCTCTCAAGTATGGCTGCGAAATGAATTGCGAAAATTAGGCTATGAGAAGGTTGAGGATATTTCATACTGTACGTTAGATGATAAAGGACAGCTGTTTGTTGATAAACGTGATAAATAA
- a CDS encoding ArsB/NhaD family transporter, with protein sequence MDMVMSLVIFGSCYVMLVLEKWNRALIAGAGGLLMILGGIYTLDDAFGKYIDWNTISLLFSMMILVAVTSKTGVFEYIAITLAQKVGGRAIPLLVVMALLTAVGSALLDNVTTVLLFAPVLLTMTARLGLPSTPYLIVLILASNIGGTATLIGDPPNIMIGQAVEDLTFNDFLLNLGPIVVIIFGSVMLALIGFYRKQLKVTEAKRIELMNIQAAEYLRKDMTLFQSLFVLCCTIAGFVLHPVLHIELTSIAMAGALLLMLLTYRNIEVEDILRDVEWVTLFFFMGLFMLVGGLESTGIIDEIARSIILQTEGDVAKTSLFILWSSGLLSGFVDNIPFVAAMIPVVLEFKDYGMNNLDPLWWALALGACLGGNATLIGASANVVVAGLAAGAKQPIKFVEFFVIGLPVVIFSLILSTVYLYIRYLIYFI encoded by the coding sequence ATGGACATGGTCATGTCGCTTGTCATATTTGGCAGCTGTTATGTCATGCTTGTGTTAGAAAAGTGGAACCGTGCCTTAATTGCAGGTGCCGGCGGCTTGCTCATGATCCTTGGGGGCATCTACACACTTGATGACGCATTCGGTAAGTATATTGACTGGAATACCATTTCACTGTTGTTTTCGATGATGATTCTTGTTGCGGTAACAAGCAAAACAGGGGTGTTCGAGTATATTGCGATTACACTTGCGCAAAAGGTTGGGGGCAGAGCGATACCGTTGCTCGTTGTTATGGCCTTGTTAACAGCTGTCGGTTCTGCATTGTTAGATAATGTCACAACTGTGCTATTATTTGCGCCTGTTTTATTAACGATGACTGCTAGACTTGGCCTTCCGTCGACACCGTATTTAATTGTGTTAATTCTTGCTTCTAATATAGGGGGTACAGCAACGCTGATTGGTGACCCTCCAAATATTATGATTGGCCAAGCTGTCGAGGACTTAACGTTTAATGATTTTCTGCTCAACCTTGGACCGATTGTAGTCATTATTTTTGGTTCTGTCATGCTGGCGCTTATAGGGTTTTATCGAAAGCAGCTGAAGGTGACAGAAGCGAAACGGATTGAACTGATGAATATTCAGGCAGCAGAATATTTACGTAAAGATATGACCTTGTTTCAGTCATTGTTTGTCTTGTGCTGTACGATTGCTGGGTTCGTGCTGCACCCTGTGCTGCATATTGAGCTGACAAGCATTGCGATGGCAGGCGCATTATTGTTAATGCTGCTTACATACCGAAATATTGAAGTGGAAGATATTCTTAGAGATGTTGAGTGGGTTACACTGTTTTTCTTTATGGGGTTATTTATGCTTGTCGGAGGCTTAGAAAGTACAGGCATTATCGATGAAATTGCTCGGAGTATCATTCTGCAGACAGAAGGCGATGTAGCCAAGACGTCATTGTTTATTCTATGGAGCTCAGGGCTGTTATCGGGGTTTGTTGATAACATTCCATTTGTTGCCGCGATGATTCCTGTGGTTCTTGAATTTAAAGATTACGGCATGAATAATTTGGACCCATTATGGTGGGCGCTTGCATTAGGCGCTTGCCTTGGAGGGAATGCAACATTGATTGGTGCTTCAGCAAATGTCGTTGTCGCAGGCCTTGCAGCTGGTGCAAAACAGCCGATCAAATTTGTGGAGTTCTTTGTAATTGGACTGCCTGTTGTTATTTTTTCATTAATTCTTTCAACCGTCTATTTGTATATTCGTTATCTAATTTATTTTATTTAA
- a CDS encoding TIGR04086 family membrane protein: protein MGKHTWMAVLYGIIAIVVIVLVSSMILSLLLKMTNLTEQSLAWVILVLSFLALFIGGFISGGKNKEKGWLTGAGTGALFTGLVFLIQYLGYQSAFSMEQMLYHLGYIMTAVLGGIIGVNMKGGEKRA, encoded by the coding sequence ATGGGGAAACATACGTGGATGGCTGTGCTGTACGGCATTATCGCCATTGTCGTTATCGTTCTTGTCTCAAGCATGATCCTGTCATTGCTTCTTAAAATGACAAACTTAACAGAGCAGTCGCTTGCATGGGTTATTTTAGTTCTTTCATTTTTAGCTTTATTTATTGGCGGATTTATTTCAGGTGGGAAAAATAAAGAAAAAGGCTGGCTAACAGGCGCCGGCACTGGAGCACTATTCACAGGGCTCGTCTTTCTTATTCAATACCTCGGTTATCAGTCAGCATTTTCGATGGAACAAATGCTTTATCACCTCGGCTATATTATGACAGCCGTACTTGGGGGCATTATCGGTGTGAATATGAAAGGTGGAGAAAAGCGAGCTTAA
- the yajC gene encoding preprotein translocase subunit YajC, whose protein sequence is MDFLVQVLPIILMFAIFYFLLIRPQQKKQKQVQEMQASIQKNDRVITIGGLHGKIDAVDEDTVVILCGDGSRLTFDRNAVREVVKA, encoded by the coding sequence ATGGATTTTCTCGTACAAGTATTGCCGATTATTTTAATGTTTGCGATTTTTTATTTCTTGTTGATTCGTCCTCAACAAAAGAAACAAAAGCAAGTGCAAGAGATGCAGGCAAGTATTCAAAAGAATGATCGCGTGATTACAATTGGCGGCCTTCATGGCAAAATTGATGCGGTCGATGAAGACACAGTTGTCATTCTTTGCGGTGATGGCTCACGCTTAACGTTTGACCGTAATGCGGTTCGTGAAGTTGTAAAAGCATAA
- the tgt gene encoding tRNA guanosine(34) transglycosylase Tgt — MSAIRYELIKTCKQTGARLGRVHTPHGSFDTPVFMPVGTLATVKTMSPEELEEMGAGIILSNTYHLWLRPGEDIVKEAGGLHKFMNWSGSILTDSGGFQVFSLSDLRQIEEEGVHFRNHLSGEKLFLSPEKAMQIQNALGSDIMMAFDECPPYPAEYDYMKSSVERTSRWAERCLRAHERKEDQGLFGIVQGGEYEDLRKQSASDLVSLDFPGYAIGGLSVGEPKDVMNRVLEFTTPHLPNEKPRYLMGVGSPDSLIDGAIRGVDMFDCVLPTRIARNGTCMTSEGRLVVRNAKFARDYRPLDENCDCHVCRNYSRAYIRHLVKCNETFGFRLTTYHNLYFLLKLMKQVREAIQEDRLGDFRDEFFEKYGFNKPNAKNF, encoded by the coding sequence GTGAGTGCAATTCGCTACGAATTAATAAAAACATGTAAACAAACAGGTGCACGTCTTGGCCGCGTTCATACACCACACGGCTCGTTTGATACACCTGTCTTTATGCCTGTAGGAACCTTAGCAACAGTAAAAACAATGAGCCCAGAAGAATTAGAGGAAATGGGAGCAGGCATTATTTTAAGTAACACCTATCATCTGTGGCTTCGTCCTGGTGAAGATATTGTAAAAGAAGCAGGTGGCCTTCATAAATTTATGAACTGGAGCGGCTCGATTTTAACCGATTCTGGCGGCTTCCAAGTTTTTAGTTTAAGCGATTTGCGTCAAATTGAAGAAGAAGGGGTTCATTTCCGCAACCATTTAAGTGGTGAGAAGCTCTTCCTTTCTCCAGAAAAAGCGATGCAAATTCAAAATGCACTCGGTTCAGATATTATGATGGCATTTGATGAATGTCCGCCATACCCTGCTGAATATGATTATATGAAGTCATCTGTTGAGCGTACAAGCCGTTGGGCAGAGCGCTGCTTGAGAGCCCATGAACGGAAAGAAGACCAAGGCTTATTTGGTATCGTTCAAGGCGGTGAGTATGAAGATTTACGAAAGCAAAGTGCATCTGACCTTGTTTCCTTAGATTTCCCTGGCTATGCAATTGGCGGATTATCAGTCGGTGAGCCGAAAGATGTGATGAATCGCGTGCTTGAGTTCACAACGCCGCATCTTCCAAATGAGAAACCGCGTTATTTAATGGGGGTTGGTTCACCTGACTCTTTAATTGATGGTGCAATTCGTGGTGTCGATATGTTTGATTGTGTGCTTCCAACACGTATTGCGCGTAACGGTACATGCATGACGAGTGAGGGACGCTTAGTTGTTAGAAATGCGAAGTTTGCTCGCGATTACCGTCCATTGGATGAAAATTGTGATTGCCATGTATGCCGCAATTATTCACGCGCATATATTCGCCACCTTGTAAAATGCAATGAGACATTTGGCTTCCGTCTTACAACTTATCATAACCTGTATTTTCTGTTAAAATTGATGAAGCAAGTGCGCGAAGCTATTCAAGAAGACCGTCTTGGAGATTTCCGAGATGAATTCTTTGAAAAGTATGGTTTCAACAAACCAAATGCGAAGAATTTCTAA